The Prochlorococcus marinus str. MIT 9301 genome window below encodes:
- the metH gene encoding methionine synthase, which translates to MESFRTYLNRDEKPLIIFDGGTGTSFQNLNLTADDFGGKELEGCNENLVLSSPKIVEKVHNSFLEAGCHVIETNTFGASSIVLDEYDIKNKAYEINKNAALIAKKAAAKYTSVDKPRFVAGSIGPTTKLPTLGHINFDELKESYKEQIYGLTDGGVDLLLIETCQDVLQIKSALLASKEVLDSKNIDIPIMVSITMETTGTMLVGSDIASALTILEPFNIDILGLNCATGPEQMKEHIKYLSENSPFAISCIPNAGLPENIGGVAHYRLKPIELKMQLMNFIYDFNVQLIGGCCGTTPEHIKYLSSIIDEIIDKEMPNKNGKNNLSGYIPSASSIYNSVPYKQDNSILIVGERLNASGSKKVRELLNNDDWDGLVSIAKQQQKENAHVLDVNVDYVGRDGVKDMKEITSRLVTNINLPLMIDSTDADKMESGLKSAGGKCIINSTNYEDGNERFDQVLNLALGYGSGLVVGTIDEDGMARNADKKYDIAKRAINRTRECGLSDYELFFDPLALPISTGIEEDRLNAKETITAISKIRENFPEIHIILGISNISFGLSPLSRINLNSIFLDECIKAGLDSAIIAPNKILPLSKISEETKKLCLDLIYDKRKFEDDICIYDPLVELTKAFQDLSIQDFKKASSENKNLTLEESLKNHIIDGEKIGLEDQLNKALKKYKPLEIINTFLLDGMKVVGDLFGSGQMQLPFVLQSAETMKFAVSILEPHMETVEENISNGKLLIATVKGDVHDIGKNLVDIILTNNGYEVINLGIKQDVSAIIDAQKKHNADCIAMSGLLVKSTAFMKDNLEAFNNQDISVPVILGGAALTPKFVNEDCSQIYKGKILYGKDAFTDLKFMNEYMDNKKKGNWSNTEGFINNEGIDINLASSKSNSQAVKKSISIDIETSKFNLKENFIRSKFINEEEPIQAPFLGTKVLNEIDIDLNKLIFYLDTKALFSGQWQIKKGKNQSVDEYNNYLDSYAKPLLDRWLETIVEKKLISPKAVYGYFRCGRKDNSIFLFDDKSLNKISEFNFPRQKSGNNLCIADFYCDLKKDKPIDIFPMQAVTMGDIASEYSQKLFKEDKYSDYLLFHGLTVQLAEALAEYVHALIRIECGFRTEEPDKNREILAQKYRGARYSFGYPACPKVSDSNIQLSLLDAKRISLTMDESEQLHPEQSTTAIISLHSKAKYFSA; encoded by the coding sequence ATGGAATCTTTCAGAACCTATCTAAATAGAGATGAAAAGCCATTAATAATTTTTGACGGAGGTACTGGAACATCATTTCAGAACTTAAATCTTACAGCAGACGACTTTGGAGGAAAAGAATTAGAGGGTTGTAATGAAAACCTTGTTTTATCCTCACCAAAGATAGTTGAAAAGGTCCATAATTCATTCTTAGAAGCAGGTTGTCATGTTATAGAAACTAATACTTTTGGTGCCTCATCAATAGTTCTTGATGAATATGATATTAAGAATAAGGCATATGAGATAAATAAAAATGCTGCACTAATAGCAAAAAAAGCTGCTGCAAAATATACATCAGTTGATAAGCCAAGGTTTGTTGCTGGTTCAATTGGACCAACAACTAAATTACCCACATTAGGACATATAAATTTTGATGAATTAAAGGAATCATATAAAGAACAGATATATGGTCTTACGGATGGAGGAGTTGATCTACTTTTAATTGAAACTTGTCAAGATGTATTGCAAATAAAATCTGCCTTATTAGCTTCTAAAGAAGTACTTGATAGTAAAAATATAGATATACCTATAATGGTATCTATAACAATGGAAACAACAGGTACTATGCTTGTTGGATCTGACATTGCCTCTGCATTAACAATATTAGAGCCGTTTAATATAGATATCCTTGGACTAAATTGTGCTACTGGTCCAGAACAAATGAAAGAACATATTAAATATTTGTCTGAAAATTCTCCCTTCGCTATAAGCTGTATTCCCAACGCAGGACTTCCTGAAAATATTGGCGGTGTTGCTCACTACAGATTAAAGCCAATAGAATTAAAGATGCAGTTAATGAATTTTATATATGACTTTAATGTTCAATTAATAGGTGGATGTTGTGGGACAACACCCGAACATATTAAATATCTTTCTTCAATAATCGATGAAATTATTGATAAAGAAATGCCAAATAAAAATGGTAAGAACAATTTAAGTGGCTATATTCCTTCTGCATCATCAATATATAATTCTGTACCGTACAAACAAGACAATTCTATTTTGATTGTAGGCGAAAGATTAAATGCAAGTGGATCTAAAAAGGTAAGGGAGTTGTTAAATAACGATGATTGGGATGGACTAGTATCAATTGCCAAGCAACAACAAAAAGAAAATGCACACGTTCTTGATGTGAATGTTGATTATGTAGGGAGAGACGGAGTGAAAGATATGAAAGAAATAACATCAAGACTTGTTACCAATATAAATTTGCCATTAATGATTGACTCTACAGATGCTGACAAAATGGAAAGTGGATTAAAGTCAGCTGGTGGTAAATGTATTATAAATTCAACCAATTACGAAGACGGTAATGAAAGGTTTGATCAAGTTCTTAATTTAGCCTTGGGGTATGGTTCAGGTCTTGTTGTAGGAACTATTGATGAAGATGGAATGGCAAGGAATGCAGATAAAAAATATGACATTGCTAAACGAGCAATTAATAGAACCAGGGAATGCGGTTTGTCTGATTATGAGCTCTTTTTTGATCCATTAGCTCTTCCAATATCTACTGGGATAGAAGAAGATAGATTAAATGCTAAAGAAACAATTACTGCTATATCAAAAATTCGTGAAAATTTTCCTGAGATTCACATCATACTTGGGATATCAAACATTAGTTTTGGTCTTTCACCATTATCCAGAATTAATCTAAATTCAATATTTTTAGATGAATGCATTAAAGCAGGATTGGATTCTGCTATCATCGCACCAAATAAAATTTTGCCATTATCAAAAATTTCTGAAGAAACCAAAAAGCTTTGTTTAGATTTGATATATGACAAAAGAAAATTTGAAGATGATATTTGTATTTATGATCCATTAGTAGAATTAACAAAAGCTTTTCAAGATTTATCTATTCAAGATTTCAAAAAAGCATCTTCAGAAAATAAAAACCTAACTCTGGAAGAAAGCCTAAAAAACCATATTATTGATGGAGAGAAAATAGGTTTAGAGGATCAACTAAATAAAGCTTTAAAAAAATATAAACCTCTAGAAATAATTAATACCTTTCTACTAGATGGGATGAAAGTTGTAGGTGATTTATTTGGCTCAGGTCAAATGCAATTGCCATTTGTACTCCAATCCGCCGAAACAATGAAATTTGCCGTTTCAATTTTAGAACCACATATGGAAACTGTAGAAGAAAACATATCAAATGGAAAACTCTTAATTGCAACAGTCAAAGGCGATGTTCATGATATAGGAAAAAATTTGGTTGACATAATACTTACAAATAATGGTTATGAAGTAATAAATCTTGGAATAAAGCAAGATGTTTCAGCAATTATAGATGCACAAAAAAAGCACAATGCAGATTGCATCGCTATGAGCGGATTACTTGTTAAATCAACAGCTTTTATGAAAGATAATTTAGAAGCTTTTAACAATCAAGATATTAGTGTACCAGTAATATTAGGAGGTGCAGCCTTAACCCCAAAATTTGTAAATGAGGACTGCAGCCAAATATATAAAGGGAAAATTTTATACGGAAAAGATGCGTTCACTGATCTTAAATTCATGAATGAATATATGGACAATAAAAAAAAGGGTAATTGGTCAAATACAGAGGGATTCATCAACAATGAGGGAATAGATATTAATTTAGCCTCATCAAAGTCCAACTCTCAAGCTGTTAAAAAATCAATATCTATAGATATAGAGACTTCTAAATTTAATTTAAAAGAAAATTTTATAAGATCTAAATTTATAAATGAAGAAGAACCAATTCAAGCTCCTTTCTTGGGAACGAAAGTCTTGAACGAGATTGATATAGATTTAAATAAGTTAATTTTTTATTTAGATACAAAAGCTCTATTTAGCGGACAATGGCAAATAAAAAAAGGAAAAAACCAAAGCGTAGATGAATACAATAACTATTTGGATTCATATGCTAAACCATTGCTAGATAGATGGTTAGAGACAATTGTAGAAAAAAAACTTATTTCACCCAAAGCAGTTTATGGATATTTCAGATGCGGTAGAAAAGATAATAGTATTTTCTTATTTGATGATAAATCATTAAATAAAATTTCCGAATTTAATTTCCCAAGACAAAAATCTGGGAATAATTTATGCATAGCTGATTTTTATTGTGATTTGAAAAAGGATAAACCGATAGATATATTTCCTATGCAGGCAGTAACGATGGGCGATATTGCCAGTGAATATTCTCAAAAATTATTTAAAGAAGATAAGTATAGCGATTATTTATTATTCCATGGACTTACAGTGCAATTAGCAGAAGCTCTAGCTGAGTATGTCCATGCATTAATTCGTATTGAATGTGGTTTTAGGACTGAAGAACCAGACAAAAATAGAGAAATACTAGCTCAAAAATATAGAGGAGCTAGATATTCATTTGGTTATCCTGCATGTCCAAAAGTATCTGATTCAAACATACAATTATCATTGTTGGATGCAAAAAGAATAAGCTTGACCATGGATGAATCTGAACAACTTCATCCAGAACAAAGTACTACAGCTATCATTTCACTGCACTCAAAAGCTAAATATTTCAGCGCTTAA
- a CDS encoding DUF2237 family protein — MNINNQNQLNVLGEKIEICSCAPMTGWFRDGFCNYDKNDGGNHSICCVMDDNFLKYSKSQGNDLITPMPIYSFPGLKDGDHWCICLDRWKQALLDGLAPKVILESTNIVVLESVPLEKLKEYQFNKK, encoded by the coding sequence ATGAACATAAATAATCAAAATCAGTTAAATGTCCTTGGGGAAAAAATTGAGATTTGTAGTTGCGCACCTATGACAGGGTGGTTCAGGGATGGATTTTGCAACTATGACAAGAATGATGGAGGGAATCATTCCATATGTTGTGTGATGGATGATAATTTCCTGAAATATAGTAAATCACAAGGTAATGATTTAATTACTCCTATGCCTATTTATTCCTTCCCAGGACTAAAGGATGGTGATCATTGGTGTATTTGTCTTGATAGGTGGAAGCAAGCATTATTAGACGGTCTTGCACCAAAAGTCATATTAGAATCAACTAATATTGTAGTCTTAGAATCAGTACCTCTTGAAAAATTGAAAGAATATCAATTTAATAAAAAGTAA
- a CDS encoding DUF4922 domain-containing protein, whose amino-acid sequence MSLEIYWKKALEQTRLSIDDESLYPLKTDIITRDLYEKDDFIIRKLDTSKFIKKKIYGPKQNPFCPWEKILEIDKIGDNHQLILNKYPVQKGHILLITNKWKPQNGWLDIKDWRAIQQVNNDTSGLWFFNSSPIAGASQPHRHFQLLRRSKGEISCPREKWFLEMNSYQDLDSKLKKNIIVSKFDFLENPSCLFEFYLELCKKLGLGDPISDKKPIYPYNILITNKWIAIIKRKKDHIHGFSINGLGFAGYLLVTENSNINYLKKFGPEKLLESFV is encoded by the coding sequence ATGAGTTTAGAAATATATTGGAAAAAAGCATTAGAACAAACTCGATTATCAATTGATGATGAATCTTTATATCCTCTCAAAACTGATATTATTACAAGAGATTTATATGAAAAAGACGACTTCATAATTAGGAAACTCGATACTTCAAAATTTATTAAAAAAAAAATTTATGGTCCTAAGCAAAATCCGTTTTGTCCTTGGGAAAAGATACTAGAAATTGATAAAATTGGTGATAATCATCAACTAATATTAAATAAGTACCCTGTACAAAAAGGTCATATTTTACTTATTACAAATAAATGGAAACCTCAAAATGGATGGTTAGATATTAAAGATTGGAGAGCGATCCAACAAGTTAATAATGATACTAGTGGATTATGGTTTTTCAATAGTTCTCCAATTGCGGGAGCAAGTCAACCTCACAGGCATTTTCAACTTCTGCGTAGATCTAAAGGTGAAATATCATGCCCTAGAGAAAAGTGGTTTTTAGAGATGAACTCATATCAAGATCTAGATAGTAAGCTTAAAAAAAATATTATTGTATCCAAATTTGATTTTTTAGAAAATCCATCATGTCTTTTTGAGTTTTACTTAGAATTATGCAAGAAATTGGGACTTGGGGATCCTATTAGTGATAAGAAACCGATATATCCCTACAATATTTTAATAACTAATAAATGGATCGCTATTATAAAAAGAAAAAAAGATCATATTCATGGTTTCAGTATTAACGGTTTAGGATTTGCAGGATATCTACTAGTAACTGAAAATTCAAATATTAATTATTTAAAGAAATTTGGCCCTGAAAAACTTCTAGAAAGTTTTGTTTGA
- a CDS encoding molecular chaperone DnaJ, which yields MNSPENSNTKRISIDLPEELISRFDQLRKEWGFRARGPVIEKILKELLQEDDLLPKNQQQEIDFNDKNTNENLNIDEDTALVLIKSDVKKEINEISLNKRSTNNNQYKETANSNISLPNFVEKKVKNLRRSINSEKLKENINDIQINTIKETELIKCRIELISHWETLYGSVPNDHVVEASLDWFERDIWPNLDGTENLPFTWSAANKLMSELCPFWIKKNPSLEIVLLMIGVLEDPFATSDLINRIPTLMRRFVSRFKRNNRSNSFETLDSTMTVHGALKLLNLSTSAGSAHTFRKIREAYKSIALETHPDAGGSTDQMRKLNEAYQLLKNLYRD from the coding sequence TTGAATAGTCCTGAAAATTCAAATACAAAAAGAATTTCAATTGATTTACCTGAGGAACTAATTTCCAGGTTTGATCAATTACGAAAAGAGTGGGGATTTAGAGCAAGAGGACCTGTAATAGAAAAGATACTTAAAGAACTTCTTCAAGAAGATGATTTACTACCTAAAAACCAACAGCAAGAAATAGACTTTAACGATAAGAATACTAATGAAAATTTAAATATTGATGAAGATACTGCATTGGTATTAATTAAATCAGACGTAAAAAAAGAAATTAATGAGATATCTTTAAATAAAAGATCTACAAATAACAATCAATATAAAGAAACAGCCAACTCAAATATAAGCCTTCCCAATTTCGTTGAAAAAAAAGTAAAGAATCTAAGAAGAAGTATTAATAGTGAAAAATTAAAGGAGAATATTAATGATATTCAAATTAATACAATCAAAGAAACTGAATTAATAAAATGTCGAATTGAGTTAATTAGTCATTGGGAAACACTATATGGATCAGTTCCTAATGACCATGTAGTAGAAGCTTCATTGGATTGGTTTGAAAGGGATATATGGCCAAATCTTGATGGGACTGAAAATCTACCCTTTACTTGGAGTGCAGCCAATAAATTAATGTCAGAATTATGCCCATTTTGGATAAAGAAAAATCCATCACTTGAAATTGTTTTATTAATGATTGGCGTTTTAGAAGACCCTTTTGCAACATCAGATCTGATAAATAGAATACCAACACTTATGAGAAGGTTTGTAAGTAGATTTAAGCGAAATAATAGATCAAATTCATTTGAAACTTTGGACTCAACAATGACAGTACATGGAGCACTTAAATTATTGAATTTATCAACATCAGCAGGATCAGCTCATACATTCCGTAAAATTAGGGAGGCCTATAAATCAATAGCCTTAGAGACACATCCAGATGCTGGAGGATCAACAGATCAAATGAGAAAATTAAATGAAGCGTATCAATTGTTAAAAAATCTATATAGAGACTAG
- the pheT gene encoding phenylalanine--tRNA ligase subunit beta, whose protein sequence is MKVSQNWLKNLVEITSTPEDLSEKLSIGGFEVESLEDCSKNVNGVVLGKVLSVLKHEGSDKLSICQVDIGNSKNLQIICGARNIKPNIYVYVATVGTKLNAVDLTIRRSEIRGVMSEGMICSLQELGLKDSSEGIEIIDEDLALKHELGTPGSDILQLNDFIYDLAITANRPDGMSVIGIAREISALLESTLNFPELNHKYNIHLLKGIKLCPEAIEFNCIYTISCIDGVNGEKLSPNWLKDRIEKSGIKSINLLVDLTNYILLEQGQPLHAFDKDKLSNLIGKEVSPEDFSVRKGKDNESLFCLDGKEYKLNDNITVITCCDKPVAIAGVIGGLETSVSNTTSSIYLEGAVFNPVTIRKSSKAVGIRTESSSRYEKGISSKNTINAVTRAINLLEEYFSINSPIINTSNLISNEDIFIKLRRNRIHKILGPLLINDQFEKRNLSDNEIVDKLTLIGCTLKNKEYGWDVAVIPNRSHDLIREIDLIEEIARLIGYDRFDLKLPNPIKPGKLSSEQLALRKVKNGFIENGFNEVLSYSLVPEDDEKLIKISNPLLLETSCLRDNIWKEHLEIVNRNIKAGQVSCYIFEIGNVFQNKSEFIQKEVLNGAIYGNKKFGKWINSGKDNDLNYFQARGKLKEALSSLNIKIDDKPTDSIDFLHPGRTAKLVIEGKDAGYFGEIHPKLILEKKSLKKVYLFNINVSNLLGASTRKNKWIPIYKQYPIVPKIERDINFVFSKKFLISEITSQIKKTGKNLLEDVNLLDVFEDTKFGDDHISYTFRLSYRDKDKTLLDSDITSIHSNIISNIEKSFNTKLRN, encoded by the coding sequence TTGAATCATTAGAAGATTGTTCAAAAAATGTAAATGGTGTTGTTTTAGGTAAGGTATTATCAGTTTTAAAACACGAAGGATCTGACAAACTTTCAATTTGCCAAGTCGATATTGGTAATTCAAAGAATTTACAAATTATCTGTGGTGCGCGCAATATTAAACCAAATATTTATGTTTATGTTGCTACTGTCGGCACGAAATTAAATGCAGTTGATTTAACTATTAGAAGAAGTGAAATTAGAGGTGTCATGAGTGAAGGAATGATATGTTCACTGCAGGAACTGGGCTTAAAGGACTCTAGTGAAGGGATAGAGATCATTGATGAGGATTTGGCCCTAAAACATGAATTGGGTACTCCAGGGTCTGACATTCTTCAATTAAATGATTTTATATATGATTTAGCCATTACAGCTAATAGACCTGATGGAATGTCAGTTATAGGTATAGCCCGTGAAATTTCTGCTCTTTTAGAATCCACCTTAAATTTTCCAGAATTAAACCATAAATACAATATTCATTTACTTAAAGGAATTAAACTTTGTCCAGAGGCTATAGAATTTAATTGCATTTATACAATAAGCTGCATTGATGGAGTAAATGGTGAGAAATTATCACCAAATTGGCTTAAAGACCGTATAGAAAAATCAGGTATAAAATCTATTAATCTCCTAGTTGATTTGACAAATTATATTCTTTTAGAACAAGGTCAGCCTTTGCATGCGTTTGATAAAGATAAACTGTCAAACTTAATTGGTAAGGAAGTTTCTCCAGAAGATTTCTCTGTAAGAAAAGGCAAGGATAACGAAAGCCTTTTTTGCTTAGATGGTAAAGAATATAAATTAAATGACAATATCACAGTTATTACTTGTTGTGATAAACCGGTAGCTATTGCAGGGGTAATAGGCGGTTTAGAGACTTCTGTAAGTAATACTACCTCATCTATTTACCTTGAAGGCGCTGTTTTTAATCCAGTTACTATAAGAAAATCTTCCAAGGCGGTTGGCATAAGAACAGAATCTAGCAGCAGGTATGAAAAAGGGATTTCATCAAAAAATACAATAAATGCAGTAACAAGGGCAATTAATCTTTTAGAAGAATATTTTTCTATTAATTCACCAATCATCAATACTTCAAATTTAATAAGTAATGAGGATATATTTATTAAACTACGGAGGAATCGAATACATAAAATTCTTGGCCCATTACTAATTAACGATCAATTTGAAAAAAGAAATTTATCTGATAATGAAATAGTTGATAAATTAACACTCATAGGTTGTACTTTAAAGAATAAAGAATATGGCTGGGATGTAGCAGTAATTCCTAATAGATCACATGATTTAATAAGAGAAATAGATTTAATTGAAGAAATAGCAAGATTAATAGGGTATGACAGATTCGACTTAAAACTTCCTAATCCAATTAAGCCTGGTAAATTGTCATCAGAACAGTTGGCATTGAGAAAAGTAAAAAATGGTTTTATAGAAAATGGTTTTAACGAGGTACTAAGCTATTCTCTTGTTCCTGAAGATGATGAAAAACTTATAAAGATTTCTAATCCTTTGTTATTAGAAACAAGCTGTCTTAGAGATAATATCTGGAAAGAACATTTGGAGATAGTGAACCGTAATATAAAAGCTGGTCAAGTAAGTTGTTATATATTTGAAATTGGAAATGTTTTTCAAAATAAATCTGAGTTTATTCAAAAAGAAGTTCTAAATGGTGCGATTTATGGAAATAAAAAATTTGGAAAATGGATAAATTCAGGTAAGGATAATGATCTAAATTATTTCCAGGCCAGAGGAAAGTTAAAGGAGGCTTTATCATCTTTGAACATAAAAATTGATGATAAACCTACTGATTCAATTGATTTTCTTCATCCAGGAAGAACAGCGAAATTAGTTATTGAAGGGAAAGATGCAGGTTATTTTGGTGAAATACATCCCAAACTAATATTAGAGAAGAAGTCATTAAAAAAAGTTTATTTATTTAACATAAATGTCTCTAACCTCTTGGGAGCTAGTACAAGAAAAAATAAATGGATTCCAATATATAAGCAATACCCAATTGTTCCGAAAATCGAAAGAGATATAAATTTTGTTTTCAGTAAGAAATTTCTAATTAGCGAAATAACATCACAAATAAAAAAAACAGGAAAAAATCTCTTAGAGGATGTAAATTTACTTGATGTTTTTGAAGATACTAAATTTGGAGATGATCATATAAGTTATACATTTAGATTATCTTATAGAGATAAAGATAAAACATTACTAGACTCGGACATCACATCTATACATTCAAATATCATTTCTAATATTGAAAAAAGTTTTAACACTAAATTGAGGAATTAA